The Paenibacillus sp. YPG26 genome includes a window with the following:
- a CDS encoding DUF2339 domain-containing protein: MDIQHRVDELEKKVLHLERQLEQLRQEQSKTQKVRPFPGSRQERRVPPDDQGREPVQGPVHSQVPKPRVDWEHLIARIWLPRVFVLVLLLGILWGFNAAVSSGILTEPVRCMLGLAAAALLFWYGEIQFRHKRQALGQVLQGGSIAILMLTLFAAHMLYELIPAPHSFVLYILSIGAGVFTAIRHRSQVLIMITLVGGYLIPFLIRSEVPDAWIFAGYEALFSVAIMIIAVLYSFRTAYFTAFFMLHIPLFALYLGSDIESIRYAYLAALIFQYAGLYILSFLKSSARVSGNPFLLFTGFALLSGWTSLLFYGDESAIYGIVIGVWALIYSITALWNFVWHKDFTIYTSIACFAWFLWLFDLLHAASLAAALIAQGTVALLLGMKPLRTLQLVTGGLIYATGLLLLLLHPIPEIISMETAGWIVLLGSTALIASVLKRLPELPYLLLKRQVWNWSGPILLLIFITQINGVLTRELSFDTRHLILSAIWALYAVAMIVSGILLKKRSARLAGIFFLFLTLAKVIYIDLPGVTLAIRAVLFMGLGAVGIAASRLLYRRTPKDHGDQAGTQDHSPI; this comes from the coding sequence TTGGATATTCAACACCGGGTTGATGAGCTGGAGAAGAAAGTGCTGCACCTGGAGAGGCAGCTTGAACAGCTGCGGCAAGAACAGAGCAAGACCCAGAAAGTGAGGCCCTTCCCGGGGTCACGACAAGAACGCAGAGTTCCCCCGGATGATCAAGGCCGTGAACCGGTACAGGGACCTGTTCATTCCCAAGTCCCGAAACCCCGGGTTGACTGGGAACATTTAATTGCCCGAATCTGGCTGCCCAGAGTATTTGTGCTTGTTCTGCTGCTGGGCATCCTGTGGGGCTTCAATGCCGCAGTAAGCTCGGGAATCCTTACTGAACCTGTCCGCTGTATGCTGGGACTCGCGGCGGCTGCACTTCTGTTCTGGTACGGGGAGATTCAGTTCCGTCACAAACGTCAGGCGCTCGGCCAGGTTCTTCAGGGCGGCTCTATCGCCATTCTGATGCTCACACTGTTCGCGGCCCACATGCTATATGAATTGATTCCGGCCCCGCATTCATTCGTACTATATATTCTATCTATAGGGGCTGGCGTCTTCACGGCCATCCGGCACAGGTCTCAGGTGTTGATCATGATTACCTTGGTCGGCGGTTATCTGATTCCTTTCCTGATCCGCTCGGAGGTTCCCGACGCCTGGATCTTCGCCGGGTATGAGGCGCTGTTCTCGGTGGCGATCATGATTATCGCTGTCCTGTATTCCTTCCGTACCGCTTACTTCACAGCTTTCTTCATGCTTCATATTCCTTTGTTCGCCTTGTACCTGGGCTCAGACATAGAGTCCATTCGTTATGCCTACTTAGCCGCCTTGATTTTTCAATATGCAGGATTATATATCCTCTCATTCCTGAAATCGTCCGCGAGGGTCAGCGGCAACCCCTTTCTGTTATTCACCGGGTTCGCCCTGCTCTCTGGCTGGACTTCTCTCCTGTTCTATGGAGATGAATCGGCCATATACGGGATTGTGATTGGTGTCTGGGCATTGATTTACAGCATAACTGCACTCTGGAACTTTGTATGGCACAAAGACTTCACAATCTACACCAGCATCGCCTGCTTCGCCTGGTTCCTCTGGCTCTTCGACCTGCTGCATGCAGCCAGTCTCGCCGCCGCCCTGATCGCTCAAGGGACTGTGGCCCTTCTGCTCGGTATGAAGCCCCTCCGGACTCTGCAGCTTGTAACGGGCGGACTGATCTACGCGACGGGACTATTGCTGCTGTTGCTGCATCCCATACCGGAGATCATTTCTATGGAGACTGCCGGCTGGATCGTACTGCTAGGTTCTACAGCTCTGATCGCAAGTGTGCTGAAGCGCCTGCCGGAGCTGCCTTACTTGCTGTTAAAGCGGCAGGTGTGGAACTGGTCTGGGCCGATTCTGCTCCTGATATTCATCACTCAAATTAATGGTGTTCTTACACGTGAGCTGAGCTTTGACACCAGGCACCTTATTCTGTCTGCCATATGGGCGCTGTATGCCGTAGCCATGATCGTCTCAGGCATCCTGCTGAAGAAGCGCAGCGCAAGGCTGGCCGGCATCTTCTTCCTGTTCCTGACACTGGCCAAAGTGATCTATATCGACCTTCCAGGCGTAACCTTGGCCATCCGGGCTGTCCTGTTCATGGGTCTCGGAGCGGTTGGAATTGCAGCATCACGATTGCTGTACAGACGAACGCCCAAGGATCACGGCGACCAAGCTGGCACCCAGGATCATTCCCCTATCTAG
- a CDS encoding S-layer homology domain-containing protein: protein MRQAKAGMAVLLVIGILSGVLGVQGKVSASAENLPFTDLGGAYGTYEIASLYNKGIMKGTSQTLFSPDRPITRAESLTALIRLLKLEPVQGSVAAFADVPASRWYYGTVQAGVNLGITEGTSPAVFAPEQPLTRQEAAVWLVRALKQQNNEVSVAPAFSDRGKMASWAVPSIAKVQQLGLMQGDGGEFRPNDPITRQETAVLMARVLETRDWSSKINGMPAAGIQLGWQYGQTTAQYEQSVLKSNVNTLSPRWLFLEKNGTVGQAVDRSLISWAQEHNRQVWPMVGNRFDADATHYILTDQARSAAAIKLIGDLVRNYSLDGINLDFENVYPSDRAALTSFVRNLAVRLHQEEAVLSVCVSPDLGTDWTEAFDYAALGAAADYMVLMGYDEHWGGGSTAGSVSSLPWLQRGLDRLVAVVPAGKVILALPLYTRDWSLNRNGAAVSSAELTLIQQNRLVAQYGLRPKWNGGIQQYTAEYTSGAVRHRIWMEDGRSLSRKYAMGASRRVAGFAYWYVNSESADVWPALRNANRFSGYAF, encoded by the coding sequence GTGAGGCAGGCAAAAGCGGGAATGGCGGTATTGTTGGTCATTGGTATATTAAGCGGTGTGCTGGGTGTACAGGGCAAGGTCTCTGCCAGCGCAGAGAATCTTCCATTTACGGACCTCGGCGGTGCTTATGGAACTTACGAGATTGCTAGTCTATATAACAAAGGGATCATGAAAGGAACATCTCAGACTCTGTTCTCTCCGGACAGGCCGATTACGCGGGCGGAGAGCCTGACCGCGCTAATTAGGCTGCTTAAGCTTGAACCGGTTCAGGGGTCTGTTGCCGCATTCGCGGATGTGCCTGCCAGCAGGTGGTATTACGGTACAGTGCAGGCAGGTGTCAATCTCGGAATAACCGAAGGGACATCGCCAGCTGTATTTGCTCCTGAACAGCCTTTAACCCGTCAAGAGGCGGCGGTATGGCTCGTTCGCGCCTTGAAGCAGCAGAATAACGAGGTGAGTGTTGCGCCAGCATTCAGTGATCGGGGGAAGATGGCCAGCTGGGCTGTGCCGTCGATCGCCAAGGTACAGCAGCTGGGTCTGATGCAGGGAGACGGAGGGGAGTTCCGGCCAAATGATCCGATTACACGCCAGGAGACGGCGGTGTTGATGGCAAGGGTTCTTGAGACCCGTGATTGGTCTTCCAAGATTAACGGGATGCCTGCAGCGGGTATCCAGCTGGGCTGGCAGTATGGCCAGACCACCGCCCAGTATGAGCAAAGTGTGCTGAAATCGAACGTGAATACGCTGTCTCCGCGTTGGCTCTTTCTGGAGAAGAACGGGACGGTCGGTCAGGCGGTCGACCGGTCCCTTATCAGCTGGGCCCAGGAGCATAACAGGCAGGTGTGGCCGATGGTGGGCAACCGGTTTGATGCGGATGCCACACATTATATCCTCACAGACCAGGCAAGGTCAGCTGCCGCAATCAAGCTGATCGGGGATCTGGTTCGGAACTACAGTCTGGACGGGATCAATCTGGACTTCGAGAATGTCTATCCTTCGGACAGAGCAGCCTTGACCTCGTTCGTGCGGAATTTGGCGGTACGTCTTCATCAAGAGGAGGCGGTGCTCTCCGTCTGTGTCTCGCCGGATCTCGGGACCGACTGGACGGAAGCCTTTGATTACGCGGCACTGGGAGCTGCGGCGGACTACATGGTGCTGATGGGATATGATGAGCATTGGGGAGGGGGAAGCACAGCAGGTTCAGTCTCTTCGCTGCCTTGGCTGCAGAGAGGGCTTGACCGGCTTGTTGCGGTTGTCCCTGCGGGAAAAGTTATTCTGGCCCTTCCTTTATATACACGGGATTGGTCTCTGAATAGGAACGGGGCGGCGGTCTCCTCGGCAGAGCTGACTTTGATCCAGCAGAATAGACTGGTTGCACAATATGGTCTTCGCCCTAAATGGAACGGGGGGATTCAGCAGTACACTGCCGAGTATACATCGGGAGCCGTGCGCCACCGGATCTGGATGGAGGACGGACGTTCCCTGTCAAGGAAATATGCAATGGGCGCAAGCCGCAGGGTCGCAGGCTTCGCGTATTGGTATGTGAACAGTGAGAGCGCGGATGTCTGGCCGGCTCTGCGAAATGCAAACCGGTTCAGCGGGTACGCTTTCTGA
- a CDS encoding threonine/serine exporter family protein has product MAAQLVVSFIASAAFTILFNAPKRSLLQCGLTGMLSWFIYLMVQPRSGPVLASLCASAVVGMLSLFFARFYKMPLIIFSVAGIIPLVPGGLAYDSMRQFVENDYTAAVQLAAEAFLISGAIAMGLILSEVLNQVLRRGK; this is encoded by the coding sequence ATGGCAGCCCAGCTGGTCGTCAGCTTCATCGCATCCGCTGCGTTCACAATATTGTTCAACGCGCCCAAGCGCTCCCTGCTCCAATGCGGCTTGACCGGCATGCTGAGCTGGTTCATCTATCTGATGGTGCAGCCGCGCTCAGGTCCTGTGCTGGCTTCCCTCTGCGCATCTGCGGTGGTGGGGATGCTCAGCCTGTTTTTTGCCCGATTCTATAAGATGCCTCTCATCATCTTCAGTGTTGCCGGCATTATACCTCTTGTCCCCGGTGGTCTCGCTTATGATTCCATGCGCCAATTCGTGGAGAATGATTATACTGCAGCCGTCCAGCTGGCTGCTGAAGCCTTTCTTATCTCAGGCGCCATAGCAATGGGGCTTATTCTATCCGAGGTATTGAATCAAGTGCTCCGTAGAGGGAAGTAA
- a CDS encoding threonine/serine exporter family protein, with amino-acid sequence MEHNPDSSESLATADVDTATSLCLLAGKIMLQSGAETSRVEDTMTRMAASLGIPLSHSYVTPTGIIFQAGSEASSKLIRIAERTTDLQKVTAVNSVSRRLTNGTIQAAEAKQELLGIDRAAHAFPVWVLIAAASIASASFTIMFQGDWRDLIPSFISGGIGYSAVVYFHRLVKVKFFAELFAAFLVGLVSMLLVQSGIGAQLDKIIIGSVMPLVPGLLITNAVRDLMAGHLVSGLSRGAEAFLTAFAIGTGIAVLFIFF; translated from the coding sequence ATGGAGCATAACCCGGATTCCTCTGAATCCTTAGCCACAGCTGATGTGGACACAGCTACCAGTTTGTGTCTGCTCGCCGGCAAAATCATGCTGCAAAGCGGAGCCGAAACATCCCGTGTGGAAGACACGATGACACGTATGGCCGCAAGTCTTGGCATCCCTCTATCGCATAGCTATGTAACACCGACCGGGATTATATTCCAAGCGGGAAGCGAGGCTTCCTCCAAGCTGATCCGGATTGCTGAACGGACCACGGATCTGCAGAAGGTGACGGCTGTGAACAGTGTCTCCCGCAGGCTCACGAATGGAACAATCCAGGCAGCTGAGGCCAAGCAGGAGCTGCTGGGAATAGATCGAGCCGCACACGCTTTTCCCGTATGGGTCTTGATCGCCGCAGCCTCCATTGCCAGCGCCAGCTTCACGATCATGTTCCAAGGTGACTGGAGGGATCTGATCCCCTCGTTCATTAGCGGCGGGATCGGGTACTCCGCCGTGGTTTATTTCCACAGACTGGTCAAGGTCAAGTTCTTCGCCGAATTGTTCGCCGCCTTCCTTGTTGGCCTGGTCTCCATGCTGCTGGTTCAGTCAGGAATTGGCGCCCAGCTTGACAAGATCATTATCGGCTCTGTGATGCCCCTCGTTCCCGGCCTGCTGATCACAAATGCGGTTAGGGATTTGATGGCCGGCCATTTGGTATCCGGTCTCTCGCGCGGAGCGGAAGCATTTCTGACCGCCTTCGCTATCGGGACAGGCATCGCTGTCCTGTTTATATTTTTCTAA
- a CDS encoding COX aromatic rich motif-containing protein, giving the protein MKSKRTGWKLLTILVLSYAVIIAVSVALGWDKFIVLDPKGPVAEVQQKLIILTGLICMAVVIPVIVLMVYIVWKYRDTPDNDAPYQPEWNDSKLLETIWWGIPILIIIVLSIFTARDTYKLAKPPVTDSNPITIQVTSLDWKWLFQYPDQKIATVNYVQIPAGVPIRFQLTSDAPMNSFWIPQLGGQEYSMPGMAMQLWLQADKPGKYFGSGANFSGRDFAHMQFEVESKPQAEFNEWVKEVKASSPELTKEGYTQLAKPSTAKQEFFSSYPDELYTEIVDKNGGIYMKHSDGLNSGSYNGSTRP; this is encoded by the coding sequence ATGAAAAGCAAGCGGACCGGCTGGAAACTGCTCACGATTCTGGTCTTGAGCTATGCTGTGATCATCGCAGTGTCTGTAGCTCTCGGATGGGATAAGTTCATCGTGCTTGATCCGAAAGGACCTGTGGCTGAAGTTCAGCAAAAGCTGATCATTCTAACAGGACTTATATGTATGGCCGTCGTGATTCCAGTGATTGTACTCATGGTCTACATTGTGTGGAAGTACCGGGATACTCCAGACAATGATGCGCCTTATCAACCAGAATGGAATGACAGCAAGCTGCTGGAGACCATTTGGTGGGGGATTCCAATTCTTATTATTATCGTGCTCAGTATCTTCACAGCGCGCGATACGTATAAGCTTGCCAAGCCCCCGGTAACAGACTCCAATCCGATTACCATCCAGGTGACTTCACTGGACTGGAAATGGCTGTTCCAATACCCGGATCAGAAGATTGCGACTGTTAACTATGTGCAGATTCCTGCAGGTGTTCCGATCAGGTTCCAGCTGACTTCGGATGCGCCGATGAACTCCTTCTGGATTCCGCAGCTCGGTGGTCAGGAATATTCCATGCCGGGTATGGCTATGCAGCTGTGGCTGCAGGCAGACAAACCAGGCAAATATTTCGGCTCCGGGGCCAACTTTAGCGGTAGGGACTTCGCCCACATGCAGTTCGAGGTGGAGTCGAAGCCTCAGGCAGAATTCAATGAATGGGTGAAAGAGGTCAAAGCCTCCTCGCCAGAGTTAACCAAAGAGGGTTACACTCAGTTGGCGAAACCGAGCACGGCCAAACAGGAATTCTTCTCATCTTATCCGGATGAATTGTATACCGAAATCGTTGATAAGAATGGCGGTATCTATATGAAGCACTCGGATGGCTTGAATTCCGGAAGTTATAACGGTTCGACAAGACCATAA
- a CDS encoding cbb3-type cytochrome c oxidase subunit I: MWENIKEFASTFFVTGDPLIYGADVAIVLTSIAIVFVLTYFKKWTWLWREWITTVDHKKIGIMYLIASLLMLFRGGVDALLMRTQLALPNMKFLQADHYNAVFTTHGTIMILFMAMPLMFALFNLVVPLQLGARDVAYPFLNSLSFWLFLMGAMLFNLSFVIGGSPDAGWLSYPPLSELSHSPGVGQNFYIWGIQISGIGSLATGINFLVTILKMRAPGMKMMKMPLFSWSVLSSSIMIIFAFPILTVTLALLFLDRFLGAHFFTMDLGGNPMLYVNLIWMWGHPEVYIVVIPAFGIFSEVVATFSKKKIFGYKSMVFSMMLISIVSFFTWAHHFFTMGSSANVNVFFAISTMVIGIPTGVKVFNWLFTMFRGRITISQPMLWTLGFIPCFVVGGATGVMLAVAPADYQYHNSYFLIAHFHQVLIGGVVFGYLAGMYYWWPKVFGFKLDDRLGKWAFWMWNIGFYVCFMPQYALGFMGMTRRLYTYGSDTGWDLGWAPLNLVSTVGAFLMGIGFIFQVWQISYSIRKGERDLTGDPWGGRTLEWSIPSPAPMYNFAVEPHVTTDDAWWKVKEDRAKGIKPAPVKLEPIHMPKNSAIPFIMSVFWFIAGFGFVFDWMWMAIPGLVGVAGCMLARSFSYDTDYYIPVDEIERTEAALRGRTV, encoded by the coding sequence ATGTGGGAAAATATTAAAGAGTTCGCCTCCACTTTTTTCGTCACCGGTGATCCGCTGATTTATGGTGCGGATGTAGCCATCGTACTGACGAGTATCGCGATCGTCTTTGTACTGACGTATTTCAAGAAGTGGACGTGGCTTTGGCGGGAGTGGATCACTACCGTCGATCACAAAAAAATTGGTATCATGTATCTCATTGCTTCACTGCTTATGCTTTTCCGCGGCGGGGTCGATGCGCTGCTGATGCGTACACAGCTTGCTCTGCCAAACATGAAGTTCCTGCAGGCAGATCACTACAACGCTGTATTTACAACACACGGTACGATCATGATCCTGTTCATGGCGATGCCGCTGATGTTCGCTTTGTTCAACCTGGTTGTGCCTTTACAGCTGGGCGCCAGGGACGTAGCTTATCCGTTCCTGAACTCCCTGAGCTTCTGGTTGTTCCTTATGGGAGCCATGCTGTTCAACTTGTCCTTTGTTATCGGGGGTTCACCAGATGCGGGATGGCTCAGCTATCCGCCGCTCTCCGAACTGTCCCATAGCCCGGGTGTCGGGCAGAACTTCTATATATGGGGGATACAGATTTCAGGTATCGGTTCCCTGGCAACCGGGATTAACTTCCTGGTAACCATCTTGAAGATGCGTGCACCGGGTATGAAAATGATGAAGATGCCGCTGTTCTCCTGGTCTGTACTTTCCAGCTCGATCATGATCATCTTTGCATTCCCGATTCTGACCGTTACGCTGGCGCTTCTCTTCCTGGACAGGTTCCTGGGCGCTCACTTCTTCACCATGGATCTGGGCGGCAACCCGATGCTGTACGTCAACCTGATCTGGATGTGGGGTCACCCGGAAGTATATATCGTGGTTATTCCGGCCTTCGGTATCTTCTCTGAGGTGGTCGCCACCTTCTCCAAGAAGAAGATATTTGGTTATAAATCGATGGTCTTCTCCATGATGCTGATCAGTATTGTCTCCTTCTTCACTTGGGCCCACCACTTCTTCACAATGGGTTCCAGTGCGAACGTTAACGTATTCTTTGCCATCTCGACGATGGTTATCGGTATACCAACAGGGGTTAAAGTGTTCAACTGGCTGTTCACCATGTTCCGGGGACGGATTACCATTTCACAGCCGATGCTGTGGACCCTTGGCTTCATCCCATGCTTCGTTGTGGGTGGGGCAACCGGTGTCATGCTGGCTGTAGCTCCGGCCGACTACCAATATCACAACAGCTACTTCCTGATCGCCCACTTCCACCAAGTGCTGATCGGGGGCGTTGTATTCGGTTATCTTGCAGGGATGTACTACTGGTGGCCGAAGGTGTTCGGATTCAAGCTGGACGACCGTCTTGGTAAATGGGCGTTCTGGATGTGGAACATTGGCTTCTATGTATGCTTCATGCCGCAGTACGCACTCGGCTTCATGGGTATGACCCGTCGTCTGTACACTTACGGATCAGACACAGGCTGGGATCTTGGCTGGGCGCCGCTTAACCTTGTATCTACAGTAGGTGCGTTCCTGATGGGGATCGGGTTCATCTTCCAGGTATGGCAGATCAGCTACAGTATCCGCAAAGGCGAGCGCGACCTTACCGGGGATCCATGGGGAGGACGTACGCTCGAGTGGTCAATTCCATCTCCTGCGCCAATGTATAACTTTGCGGTAGAACCGCATGTAACTACGGATGACGCTTGGTGGAAAGTCAAGGAAGACAGAGCCAAAGGCATTAAGCCGGCGCCTGTCAAGCTTGAACCTATTCATATGCCGAAGAACTCGGCGATACCGTTCATCATGTCGGTATTCTGGTTCATTGCCGGATTTGGATTTGTATTCGATTGGATGTGGATGGCGATTCCGGGTCTTGTTGGAGTTGCGGGATGTATGCTCGCCCGTTCCTTCTCGTACGATACGGATTATTACATTCCGGTTGATGAAATTGAGCGCACTGAAGCAGCTTTAAGAGGGAGGACCGTTTAA
- the cyoC gene encoding cytochrome o ubiquinol oxidase subunit III, with translation MAHATTEHSHAHEAHESHESLKVLGFWIFIVTDILIFGTLFACYAVLHTHTNGGPGAKELFEMPGVIAETFILLTSSFTSGLAMLALHKGKVKQLIAWLAVTAVLGAAFIGLELHEFVVLVEEGHKISSNAFLSAFYTLVGTHGLHVMIGLVWMIALMIQLSRRGITEVTTRKVTNLSLYWHFLDVIWIFVFTVVYLMGVM, from the coding sequence ATGGCACACGCGACAACAGAGCATTCCCACGCGCATGAAGCCCACGAGAGTCACGAGTCCTTGAAGGTGCTTGGCTTCTGGATCTTCATCGTTACCGATATCTTGATATTCGGCACATTGTTCGCCTGTTATGCGGTGCTTCATACGCATACGAACGGCGGACCTGGTGCCAAAGAGTTGTTTGAAATGCCAGGCGTTATCGCAGAGACCTTTATCCTGCTTACAAGCAGCTTCACAAGCGGTCTTGCTATGCTTGCCTTGCACAAAGGCAAAGTGAAGCAGTTGATTGCCTGGCTGGCTGTAACCGCGGTACTGGGCGCTGCCTTTATCGGCTTGGAGCTTCACGAGTTCGTAGTTCTGGTTGAGGAAGGTCACAAGATTTCCAGTAATGCATTCCTGTCTGCCTTCTACACGCTGGTGGGTACACACGGTCTTCACGTCATGATCGGTCTTGTATGGATGATAGCGCTCATGATTCAGTTGTCCCGCAGGGGCATTACTGAAGTGACTACCCGCAAAGTAACGAATCTCAGCTTGTATTGGCACTTCTTGGATGTCATCTGGATCTTCGTCTTCACCGTCGTATATCTGATGGGGGTGATGTAA
- the cyoD gene encoding cytochrome o ubiquinol oxidase subunit IV, which yields MSQHNTGHEHASAEGHGSLKSYVIGFIFSIVLTIIPLVIVMNGLLNKTQTFITIMIMAVLQLIVQLFFFMHIREGEKPRWNVMTLIVGIIIVFTVVAGSIWIMSFNSTMQ from the coding sequence ATGAGTCAGCATAATACAGGACATGAACACGCCTCTGCTGAGGGACACGGTTCACTGAAGTCTTATGTGATCGGTTTTATTTTCTCCATCGTACTGACAATCATACCGCTCGTTATTGTCATGAATGGCCTGCTTAACAAAACCCAGACCTTCATTACAATTATGATTATGGCAGTACTTCAGCTTATCGTTCAGCTCTTCTTCTTCATGCATATCCGTGAAGGCGAGAAGCCAAGATGGAATGTCATGACCTTGATTGTCGGGATTATTATTGTATTCACAGTGGTGGCGGGTTCAATCTGGATCATGTCCTTCAACTCTACAATGCAATAG
- a CDS encoding class I SAM-dependent methyltransferase produces the protein MLASLSAIAAYREGQEPDSIHNEWLSYIVTAEQTVFNLERIHSFRELDDVNPVLDYVERTLLILDKLDVSFWIREIIEEVLIWSEVAKGGTRRQRKLWQKQGINLFVHNIGSAQLYLEKNRSAARRERFRVIHTLIATHGLIGQQLRGEVPFTENEPLQELMKSGLLSPDELVNILLPLNHCIIAGVSVDLWDSIKDNVEELIGQIAYHTYPGEPVILDRLKLLRTHSIRKGERFNPEIDQIQEHIDLEKQLAPLKQQTLWYVESALQEFSLEEFIKVLLLAVRHGNTGQPVRHISFEKLMNLMYYDYKGTKKINVYKKRIIEKYLLGLSWEMILGGQDIASPHLKHTLQQHPELPDTLFFTFEFSPAAEKLIEFCMEAEKSPLYEKAVLMLFDLFELRRDAYDRFHNEEDYLSDMNQTADYKKVILDYIAGNRAIDIGPGGGVMLDLIELELPHIQATGIDISANVIEALERKKQLEGHTWNVQKGDALNLSSYLNPGQADTIIFSSILHEMYSYIEFEGRRFNHHTIAAALLSAFEILPSGGRIIIRDGIMTEPGTLRRRIRFLEADGLEWLRRYKNDFAGRTIQFEVCGEQEVLMPVNDAMEFLYTYTWGEEAYVHEVQEQFGYFTPGEYADFIRAALGDSALIIENRHFLQEGYTEALQERVLFMDEQGIPVPLPDSTCLIVIEKVKEHG, from the coding sequence ATGCTTGCATCCCTTTCGGCGATTGCCGCTTATCGTGAAGGTCAGGAACCCGATTCAATCCATAACGAGTGGCTCAGCTATATCGTTACCGCAGAACAGACCGTATTCAATCTGGAGCGTATCCACTCTTTTCGTGAACTGGATGATGTGAACCCGGTACTCGACTATGTTGAGCGGACACTGCTTATTCTGGACAAGCTGGACGTATCCTTTTGGATCAGAGAGATCATAGAAGAAGTGCTCATCTGGTCCGAGGTGGCCAAGGGAGGAACACGCCGTCAGCGCAAGCTCTGGCAGAAGCAGGGTATAAATCTGTTTGTACATAATATCGGCTCGGCGCAGCTATATCTTGAGAAGAATCGTTCAGCGGCCCGGCGCGAACGCTTCAGAGTTATCCATACTCTGATTGCCACACACGGACTGATTGGCCAACAGCTGCGGGGCGAGGTTCCTTTTACAGAGAATGAACCCCTGCAGGAATTAATGAAATCAGGTCTGCTCTCCCCCGATGAGCTCGTTAACATTCTACTTCCACTTAACCACTGTATCATCGCTGGAGTATCCGTAGATTTATGGGATTCGATCAAGGATAACGTTGAAGAGTTGATTGGACAAATCGCTTACCACACCTATCCAGGGGAGCCAGTCATACTCGATCGGCTGAAGTTGTTAAGAACCCATTCCATTCGCAAAGGGGAACGTTTCAACCCGGAAATCGACCAGATCCAGGAGCATATTGATCTTGAGAAACAGCTGGCTCCGTTGAAGCAGCAGACGCTGTGGTACGTGGAGTCAGCTCTCCAGGAATTCTCGCTGGAAGAATTCATCAAAGTTCTCCTTCTCGCTGTCCGGCATGGGAATACAGGCCAGCCGGTTCGTCATATCAGCTTCGAGAAGCTGATGAACCTGATGTATTACGACTATAAAGGCACTAAGAAAATAAATGTATACAAGAAACGGATAATTGAGAAGTATCTGCTGGGTCTGTCCTGGGAAATGATTCTGGGAGGACAAGATATAGCTAGTCCTCATCTCAAGCATACCCTTCAGCAGCATCCGGAGCTTCCCGACACCTTGTTCTTCACCTTCGAATTCTCACCTGCAGCAGAGAAGCTGATTGAATTCTGTATGGAAGCAGAGAAGTCTCCTCTCTATGAGAAAGCGGTTCTCATGCTGTTCGATCTGTTCGAGCTTCGAAGGGACGCTTATGACCGTTTTCATAACGAAGAGGATTACCTGAGCGACATGAATCAGACAGCTGATTACAAGAAGGTTATTCTGGACTATATTGCCGGGAACAGAGCAATTGATATTGGTCCTGGCGGGGGTGTGATGCTGGATCTGATTGAACTGGAACTCCCTCATATTCAGGCCACGGGTATTGATATCTCCGCCAATGTGATCGAAGCCCTGGAACGTAAGAAGCAGCTGGAGGGGCATACCTGGAATGTGCAGAAAGGAGATGCGCTCAATCTCTCAAGCTACTTGAACCCGGGTCAGGCAGATACGATTATTTTCTCCTCCATTCTTCATGAGATGTATTCGTATATAGAGTTTGAAGGAAGGAGATTCAATCACCATACCATCGCGGCCGCCCTGCTCAGTGCCTTTGAGATCCTCCCCTCTGGAGGAAGAATCATCATCCGGGACGGCATTATGACTGAGCCGGGTACACTCAGACGGCGCATCCGCTTTCTGGAGGCAGACGGGCTGGAGTGGCTCCGGAGGTATAAGAACGATTTTGCCGGGCGAACGATTCAATTTGAAGTCTGCGGTGAACAGGAAGTGTTAATGCCAGTTAACGATGCTATGGAGTTCCTCTATACCTACACCTGGGGAGAGGAGGCCTATGTCCACGAAGTACAGGAGCAGTTCGGCTACTTCACGCCGGGCGAATATGCAGATTTCATTCGGGCTGCCTTGGGGGATTCCGCTCTGATTATCGAGAACCGCCATTTTCTCCAGGAAGGCTATACGGAAGCCCTGCAGGAGAGGGTCCTATTTATGGACGAACAAGGCATTCCGGTACCACTTCCAGACAGCACCTGCCTAATTGTGATTGAGAAAGTGAAGGAACATGGGTGA